From a single Nostoc edaphicum CCNP1411 genomic region:
- a CDS encoding CO2 hydration protein, which yields MTAIKTAIKLPPSKHEFSEVIHRLEAGGAMLPDTPENLMQIIGLYKAYAVPMDFYWRDLLYIAEREFLNPLPFFKYFLPKEYLELHNHYAGDDADLRIWRGEATAHPELLAFIEKGETFKMPKLLHHLFHDRINMEFAEACMRAMLWHRGMGGQFDPYLDSDEYKANADRAIKAYFQGNPVMLGLYKLFPDMFLEQCRQMSYYANLGLFWEIMAPVFFEMSDRYDEGTISSVPEAMNFLVNGIFAIAGRPIYHHVYIRGECYEIVPKSKGFMWLYEAALPYVEAVFYRTAPFRGTKSYNAQARQVPENQKDFHYGILYADVFPVGTAGIPPTLLMQDMLHFLPPYLVDYYSQHCRGEEDMLIQLGVSFQRSMYCVTSAVIQALRTALLYPLDDQNPKHLQANRDFFEMQLNRFTRPEYNIRDAARLGSIQSQDYR from the coding sequence ATGACAGCAATTAAAACAGCAATTAAATTACCTCCTTCCAAACATGAATTTTCTGAAGTAATTCACCGCTTAGAAGCAGGCGGTGCAATGTTACCCGATACCCCAGAAAATTTGATGCAAATCATCGGTTTATATAAAGCTTATGCTGTGCCGATGGATTTCTACTGGCGTGACCTACTTTATATTGCCGAACGCGAATTTTTAAACCCGCTTCCCTTCTTTAAATACTTCTTACCCAAAGAGTATTTAGAATTGCATAATCATTATGCTGGTGATGATGCCGATTTGCGAATTTGGCGTGGCGAAGCTACTGCACATCCAGAACTTTTGGCATTTATCGAGAAGGGTGAAACCTTCAAAATGCCGAAGTTATTGCATCACTTGTTCCACGATCGCATTAACATGGAATTTGCTGAAGCCTGTATGCGGGCGATGTTGTGGCATAGAGGTATGGGTGGACAATTTGACCCTTACCTAGATTCAGACGAATACAAAGCCAACGCCGACAGAGCAATTAAAGCTTACTTCCAAGGGAACCCCGTCATGCTGGGACTTTACAAGCTGTTCCCCGATATGTTTTTGGAACAGTGCCGCCAGATGTCATACTACGCTAATCTGGGCTTATTCTGGGAAATCATGGCCCCGGTATTCTTTGAAATGTCCGACCGCTATGACGAAGGTACGATTAGCAGCGTCCCAGAGGCGATGAATTTTTTAGTTAATGGTATATTTGCGATCGCAGGTCGTCCCATTTACCATCACGTTTATATTCGTGGCGAATGCTACGAAATTGTGCCAAAATCCAAGGGTTTCATGTGGCTATATGAAGCCGCATTACCATACGTCGAAGCTGTTTTCTACCGCACCGCACCCTTCCGCGGCACAAAATCTTATAATGCTCAAGCGCGTCAAGTACCAGAAAACCAAAAAGACTTTCACTATGGTATTCTTTACGCTGATGTATTCCCAGTCGGTACTGCTGGCATCCCCCCCACATTATTAATGCAAGATATGCTGCATTTTTTACCACCATATCTTGTTGATTACTACAGCCAACATTGCCGGGGTGAAGAAGATATGTTGATTCAGTTGGGAGTTAGTTTTCAACGGTCAATGTACTGTGTTACTTCTGCGGTAATTCAAGCTTTGCGAACTGCACTTTTATATCCTTTAGATGACCAAAATCCCAAGCATTTACAAGCTAATCGAGATTTTTTTGAGATGCAGTTAAATCGCTTTACTCGACCCGAATATAACATTCGTGATGCTGCTCGTTTGGGAAGTATTCAAAGTCAAGATTATAGATGA
- a CDS encoding PAS domain S-box protein gives MDAQKIKILLVDSNLENLHFLSDILQHQSYQVQSVISRQLAINTALAFLPDLLLLNVLMLDMDGYDICQHLKANNKTQDIPIIFFGILDELPEKINIFDLGDIDYITQPFQTTEVLLRVQNQLTIQRLKKQLKEQNAQLQQEIEKRQQIVANLNICNRQIEDIFKEIPPNISKAFCREVYQSECLLVEAALKKSESQYRHLVETSQDMIWSVDIDGLITFVNPAVKQIYGYEPQEMIGRALTDFISPTQVAQDKVAFDCVLQGKPIFQHETSCVAKDGTLLYLMFNAIALHNEEGLVIGMTGTASNITQRRGVEKLLQESTIKLRNHNLVLTQLAQNQTLYQGDLKAALCKITETAVKNIGVERTSIWLYDETGMKIQCFDLFEASRNQHSEGLSLSAADYPAYFAALQQDQPIAADDAHTDSRTKEFSASYSRLNITSILDTPIRLEGKTVGVLCLEAVGVTHHWTLEDQNFARSLGNLTSLVLEAKERQRAEAARRASEEKLASAFRSSPDPIALITVLNKRYVEVNDSFCRFFGYSRSQVINRTDQELNIWVNPEEYNFLTHILQQTKAIRNYEIDVCTSTGEIRTTLLSAEMIKIYGQWYVLGTAKDITERKQAENESRLLLLTTQAITRSSNVNSALMVVLRLICHTIGWDFGEAWTPNEDRTVLEHSLGWYGEQSSLEEFCRQSQAVKFPLGVGLPGRVWQSQEPEWIEDVSKVTQPIFLRSRQAAKVGLKAGFGVPIVSGKQVLAVLVFFKRSSVLVDRRLLLLVSAVAAQLGGLIERKTLEQELALREARLNAFFSSAPVGMNIVDNQLRFVQINQLLAEINGLPQQDHIGQRIYEVLPQMSPLVEPIYQQVLLTGKPILNQELSSASIQQPNVIRHFLASYFPIPGEDDRPSGVGTVLVEISYRKQVEQELRLANERLQYLLTSSPVVIYSSKTSEDCSTTFISENVKEMVGYEARVFIENSSFWLHHVHPQDIKLISEKFKELIEQEYISYEYRWLHADGTYHWFYEKMRLIYDEANYPIECVGYWADINDRKLAELALQSGQQRYQLLAEASPACIFHADVDGNALYFNQRWSEITGCSLEESLGTGWANAVHPDDREQFLLLWNQARTAQKMYKYEHRFLRADSAVVWVICQALPEFGEDGKIKGYIGTITDITERKLAEEALRESAERERAIAQVIQRMRQTLDLETIFAATTEELRQVLNCDRVVVYRFNPQWSGEFVSESVGNGWISLIEEHNNHPHLTEGVLQDGHCLAKILDSADNQLEDPYLQATQGASFRCVPDIYNAEFHPAYIKLLERFQAKAYIIVPILYGTQLWGLLASYQNSDSRQWKSEEINIVVQIGNQLGVALQQAQLLAQTQRQSQALQEAVIIADAANRAKSEFLANMSHELRTPLNAILGFTQVMSHDRNLSTENQQNLTIINRAGEHLLNLINDILEMSKIEAGRITLNLNSFDLIRLLENLKEMLRFRATSKGLELAFEYTSHLPQYIQADESKLRQILLNLLGNAIKFTDTGKVMLYVGMGQEKWGAESSEQGENSSPLHPSPCPSTSCPQSLIFEVEDTGRGIAPEEIDLLFEAFGQTETGRKSQQGTGLGLAISRKYVQLMGGDVSVTSTVGEGSKFTFDIQIGLAEASEIQIKKTRRQVISLASAQSEYRILVVDDSTDSRLVLMKILTSIGFAVQEATNGQEAIALWQTWQPQLILMDMRMPIMDGYEATRIIKAREETSIENCKTIIIALTANAFEEQREVMIKAGCDDYINKPFREEKLLEKLSEYLGVQYIYQEESYQIVDATQQEIESMLTYTDLVTLFAEMSPEWVKEVYTAAAQCSDDLILELIEQIPSENAVLQTFIKNLAHDFQFERIMELTSISGVLSSQEEL, from the coding sequence GTCAACATTTGAAAGCTAACAATAAAACTCAAGATATTCCAATAATATTTTTCGGTATTTTAGATGAATTACCTGAAAAGATAAATATCTTTGATTTAGGCGATATTGACTATATTACTCAACCATTCCAAACTACAGAAGTTTTATTACGCGTACAAAATCAACTCACCATCCAAAGACTGAAAAAACAGTTAAAAGAGCAAAATGCTCAACTGCAACAGGAGATTGAAAAGCGTCAACAGATTGTAGCTAATTTAAATATTTGTAACAGACAAATAGAAGATATTTTTAAAGAAATTCCCCCTAACATTAGCAAAGCCTTTTGCAGAGAAGTTTATCAAAGCGAATGCCTTTTAGTCGAAGCTGCCCTGAAGAAGAGTGAAAGTCAATATCGCCACCTAGTAGAAACATCCCAGGATATGATTTGGTCGGTAGATATTGATGGACTAATTACCTTTGTTAACCCGGCAGTGAAGCAGATTTATGGCTACGAACCCCAAGAAATGATCGGGCGTGCCTTGACTGATTTCATCTCGCCTACACAAGTTGCTCAAGATAAAGTAGCCTTTGACTGCGTTCTTCAGGGAAAACCGATCTTTCAACATGAAACTAGCTGTGTAGCTAAAGATGGTACCTTACTTTATCTGATGTTTAATGCGATCGCATTACACAATGAAGAAGGTCTGGTTATAGGTATGACAGGCACTGCTAGTAATATTACACAGCGTCGAGGAGTAGAAAAATTACTCCAAGAAAGCACGATTAAGCTCCGCAATCATAATCTAGTGCTAACACAACTGGCGCAAAATCAAACACTTTATCAGGGTGACTTAAAAGCAGCTTTGTGTAAAATCACTGAAACGGCTGTCAAGAATATTGGGGTGGAGCGAACCAGTATTTGGCTCTATGACGAAACAGGCATGAAAATTCAGTGTTTTGATCTATTTGAGGCCAGTCGCAATCAACATAGTGAAGGACTTTCCTTATCAGCAGCCGACTATCCAGCTTATTTTGCAGCTTTGCAGCAAGACCAACCAATCGCCGCGGATGATGCTCATACAGATTCTAGAACTAAAGAATTTTCTGCGTCTTACTCAAGATTAAACATCACTTCTATACTCGATACACCCATTAGGCTGGAGGGAAAGACTGTGGGAGTTTTATGTCTGGAAGCAGTGGGAGTTACTCATCATTGGACGCTAGAAGATCAAAATTTCGCTCGCTCTCTGGGCAATTTAACATCCTTGGTGTTGGAGGCAAAAGAACGCCAACGCGCAGAAGCAGCGCGACGGGCTTCTGAAGAAAAGTTAGCATCAGCTTTTCGGTCATCTCCCGATCCAATTGCCTTAATTACTGTTCTCAATAAACGCTATGTCGAAGTTAACGACAGCTTTTGTCGATTTTTTGGTTATTCTCGTTCTCAGGTGATCAATCGCACCGATCAAGAATTGAATATTTGGGTGAATCCAGAAGAATATAATTTTCTCACCCATATCTTGCAACAAACAAAAGCCATCCGCAACTATGAGATTGATGTCTGCACTTCAACAGGAGAAATCAGGACAACACTTTTGAGTGCGGAAATGATCAAGATTTATGGGCAATGGTACGTACTAGGCACCGCCAAAGATATTACTGAACGCAAGCAGGCAGAAAATGAAAGTCGTTTGTTACTGTTGACAACCCAAGCCATCACTCGCAGTAGTAATGTCAACAGCGCCTTAATGGTGGTATTGCGCTTAATTTGTCATACCATTGGCTGGGATTTTGGTGAAGCGTGGACACCTAATGAAGACAGAACTGTTTTAGAACACAGTCTGGGCTGGTACGGTGAGCAGAGCAGCTTAGAAGAATTCTGCCGCCAAAGTCAAGCCGTGAAATTTCCTTTGGGAGTGGGACTACCAGGAAGAGTTTGGCAGAGCCAGGAACCAGAATGGATAGAAGATGTTTCTAAAGTTACACAACCAATTTTTTTGCGATCGCGACAAGCAGCCAAAGTAGGATTAAAAGCTGGTTTTGGTGTTCCCATAGTCTCTGGAAAGCAAGTATTAGCAGTTTTAGTATTTTTTAAACGTAGTTCAGTATTGGTAGATCGACGTTTGCTTTTGCTAGTCAGTGCTGTTGCTGCTCAGTTGGGTGGGTTGATTGAGCGCAAAACCCTAGAACAAGAACTAGCACTCAGAGAAGCTCGCCTCAATGCCTTTTTTAGTAGTGCCCCCGTTGGCATGAATATCGTAGATAATCAACTGCGGTTTGTGCAAATCAACCAACTGCTAGCGGAGATTAATGGACTACCCCAGCAAGATCATATTGGCCAGAGAATTTATGAAGTCTTACCCCAGATGTCCCCCCTAGTAGAACCAATTTATCAACAGGTTTTATTGACAGGTAAACCCATTCTCAATCAAGAATTAAGCAGCGCATCAATTCAACAACCAAATGTTATCCGCCACTTCTTAGCTTCTTATTTTCCGATTCCTGGAGAAGACGATCGCCCCTCTGGTGTCGGCACAGTTTTAGTAGAAATTAGCTATCGTAAACAGGTCGAACAAGAACTGCGTTTAGCTAACGAACGCCTACAATATCTGCTCACCTCTAGCCCTGTAGTCATTTATAGCAGCAAAACATCAGAGGATTGTAGCACGACCTTTATCAGTGAGAACGTTAAAGAAATGGTGGGCTACGAAGCGCGTGTTTTTATTGAAAATTCTAGTTTCTGGCTTCATCACGTCCACCCACAAGATATTAAACTCATCTCAGAAAAATTTAAGGAGCTGATTGAGCAGGAATACATTTCCTACGAATACCGCTGGTTACACGCTGATGGAACTTATCACTGGTTCTACGAAAAGATGAGGTTAATTTATGACGAAGCTAACTATCCTATAGAATGCGTTGGTTATTGGGCAGACATTAACGATCGCAAATTAGCAGAACTAGCTTTGCAGTCAGGTCAGCAGCGATATCAACTTCTAGCAGAAGCCTCACCAGCTTGTATATTTCACGCTGACGTAGATGGCAATGCCTTATATTTTAATCAACGCTGGAGTGAGATTACTGGATGCAGTTTAGAAGAATCTCTGGGAACAGGTTGGGCAAATGCCGTACATCCAGACGACCGAGAACAGTTCTTGTTGTTATGGAATCAAGCAAGAACCGCTCAAAAAATGTATAAGTACGAGCATCGTTTTTTGCGTGCTGATAGTGCAGTCGTCTGGGTAATTTGTCAGGCTCTACCAGAATTTGGCGAAGATGGAAAAATTAAAGGTTACATCGGTACAATTACAGATATTACCGAGAGAAAGTTAGCCGAAGAAGCCCTGCGTGAGAGTGCAGAACGCGAAAGAGCGATCGCCCAAGTGATTCAAAGAATGCGCCAAACACTGGATTTAGAGACGATATTTGCGGCTACAACCGAAGAATTACGCCAAGTACTCAACTGCGATCGGGTTGTTGTCTATCGTTTCAATCCCCAATGGAGTGGCGAATTTGTCTCCGAGTCGGTGGGTAACGGTTGGATTTCTCTAATAGAAGAACACAACAATCATCCACATCTCACAGAGGGTGTCTTACAAGATGGCCATTGCCTAGCGAAAATTTTGGATAGCGCGGATAACCAACTGGAAGATCCTTATTTGCAAGCAACCCAAGGTGCAAGTTTCCGCTGTGTCCCAGACATTTACAACGCTGAGTTTCATCCTGCTTATATCAAACTCTTAGAGCGCTTTCAGGCAAAAGCCTACATTATTGTCCCCATTTTGTATGGTACTCAGCTTTGGGGATTACTGGCGAGTTATCAAAATTCCGATTCCCGCCAATGGAAATCAGAAGAAATCAACATCGTAGTTCAAATTGGTAATCAGTTAGGTGTTGCTTTACAGCAGGCACAATTACTAGCGCAAACTCAAAGGCAGTCACAGGCATTGCAAGAAGCTGTGATTATTGCTGATGCTGCCAACCGCGCCAAAAGCGAATTCCTCGCCAACATGAGCCACGAACTGCGTACCCCACTCAATGCCATCCTTGGTTTTACCCAAGTCATGAGCCATGATCGTAATTTATCTACTGAAAATCAGCAAAATCTAACAATCATCAATCGGGCCGGCGAACATCTCCTCAACTTGATTAACGACATTCTGGAAATGTCTAAAATTGAAGCCGGCAGAATCACATTAAATCTCAACAGTTTTGACTTAATTCGCCTGTTGGAAAATCTCAAAGAGATGTTGCGCTTCCGTGCCACATCTAAAGGATTAGAATTGGCCTTTGAATATACATCTCACCTTCCCCAATACATCCAAGCTGACGAAAGTAAACTGCGTCAAATTTTGCTTAACCTCCTGGGAAATGCGATCAAATTTACCGATACTGGAAAGGTGATGCTGTATGTAGGCATGGGGCAGGAGAAGTGGGGAGCAGAGAGCAGCGAACAGGGGGAAAATTCCTCTCCTCTGCACCCTTCCCCCTGCCCCTCTACCTCTTGTCCCCAATCCCTAATCTTCGAGGTAGAAGATACTGGTCGCGGTATTGCCCCAGAAGAAATTGACTTGCTATTTGAAGCTTTTGGGCAAACTGAAACCGGAAGGAAATCTCAACAGGGAACGGGATTAGGTTTAGCAATCAGCCGCAAATACGTGCAACTAATGGGGGGAGATGTTAGCGTTACCAGCACTGTTGGCGAGGGAAGTAAATTTACTTTTGATATTCAAATTGGTCTAGCCGAAGCTAGCGAAATCCAGATCAAAAAAACTAGACGCCAAGTTATTAGTTTAGCGTCTGCCCAAAGCGAATACCGCATCTTGGTGGTTGATGACTCTACAGACAGCCGTTTAGTGCTAATGAAAATTCTGACATCTATCGGTTTTGCAGTCCAAGAAGCGACCAATGGTCAAGAAGCGATCGCACTTTGGCAGACATGGCAACCACAGCTAATCTTAATGGATATGCGGATGCCGATTATGGACGGCTATGAAGCCACAAGAATTATTAAAGCTAGAGAAGAAACCTCAATCGAAAATTGCAAAACCATTATTATCGCCTTAACCGCTAATGCCTTTGAGGAACAACGAGAGGTAATGATCAAAGCGGGTTGTGATGATTATATTAACAAGCCTTTCCGCGAGGAAAAATTATTAGAAAAATTGAGCGAATATTTAGGAGTTCAATATATTTATCAAGAAGAAAGCTATCAGATAGTAGATGCAACGCAACAGGAAATAGAATCAATGTTGACCTATACAGATTTAGTGACTCTATTCGCGGAAATGTCGCCGGAATGGGTGAAAGAAGTGTACACCGCCGCCGCCCAATGTAGTGATGATCTGATTTTAGAATTGATTGAGCAAATACCTTCAGAAAATGCAGTACTGCAAACTTTTATTAAAAATTTAGCTCATGATTTTCAGTTTGAGAGAATTATGGAATTGACGAGTATTTCAGGAGTATTATCCAGTCAAGAAGAATTGTAG